A portion of the Apis mellifera strain DH4 linkage group LG6, Amel_HAv3.1, whole genome shotgun sequence genome contains these proteins:
- the LOC107965838 gene encoding poly(U)-specific endoribonuclease homolog: MSIVNDMELMTVSEELFKKSPNLLNYVHINYQNQIYFNNFTDNASERLLNVSFNIFSILTIKSLIKLFNNYELDTYQSEVVTKEEDLEENEFINNLMKTDIMLYVMHFLSSKGFFKNDIYIHKNILKQIWFHLYPRSKGITVLDSSGFEHVFIGERKSHKNIIGLHNWIFFFYGESSNKINYFGFANNKKIANKAIILEIYFTYIGKYKKSSMFIGTTPELEIALYTLCFFTRPNKKCKLSFAGIKFDIQTYMLQNNGLKFIATAFPIAK, from the exons atgtctATAGTAAATGATATGGAATTAATGACAGTatcagaagaattatttaaaaaatctcctaatttacttaattatgtgcacataaattatcaaaaccaaatatattttaataattttactgatAATGCTTCTGAgag GTTGTTAaatgtatcatttaatattttttcaatattaacaataaaatctcttataaaattatttaataattatgaattagatACTTATCAATCAGAAGTTGTAACAAAGGAAGAAGATctagaagaaaatgaatttattaacaatttaatgaaaacagatataatgttatatgtcatgcattttttatcatccaaaggtttctttaaaaatgacatatacattcataaaaacattttgaaGCAAATATGGTTTCATTTATATCCTCGAAGTAAAGGAATAACTGTTCTGGATAGTTCTGGATTTGAACATGTATTTAtaggagaaagaaaatcgcataaaaatattataggacTCCATAattggattttctttttttatggagaatcatcaaataaaattaattattttggatttgctaataataaaaaaattgctaat aaagcaatcatcttagaaatatatttcacttatattggaaaatataaaaaatcaagtaTGTTTATTGGAACAACTCCAGAATTGGAAATAGCACTTTATACACTCTGTTTTTTTACAAGaccaaataaaaaatgtaaattatcttttgcgggaattaaatttgatattcaaacatatatgttacaaaataatggtttaaaatttattgcaacTGCTTTTCCTATTGCAAAAtag
- the LOC100578988 gene encoding zinc finger MYND domain-containing protein 10, with protein sequence MSTRMEYIISSWEIESFIDNLQISDLENIGTKGWFEFHKRLMLLNEQSVLEINALREESTKEWFVSLGKIPILIYEAIQIDIWKHKVFPLLVEMNEEPKNTFMLFTIFYHEDIAVSLLENVLFHCESAETLNDSILDLVDYAVKSVSLLIDVSNVEIYENVKDPNSCLEEIFEKKKEFEFDIGIRCISILRYLAEFADKLPLYVLSRLLTTHDVPYLLVELIERRPWTKKNTEGENMIYIGGWRKTKLNEEEKISKIEGQIWLGLRELLLNPKSASYYEITEHRYFKLLKLQKYLHECVIDQISPLMDLKQWLNYLNVSSPNTNASRAINVELIPQIRSSIMEKYHKKWKKLAKNQSKFIYTTDADYIKNAAQILSDAYDLDKLDCIDIKECFLCHEEAKKRCSKCKEAWYCGRECQIKDWIKHKNICDKITKN encoded by the exons atgtcAACTCgaatggaatatattatttcatcttgggaaattgaatcatttatagataatttacaaatatctgatcttgaaaatattggaacaaaagg ATGGTttgaatttcataaaagaTTAATGTTATTGAATGAACAAAGTGTATTAGAAATTAACGCTTTGCGAGAAGAAAGTACAAAGGAATGGTTTGTTTCTCTTGGaaag ATTCCTATTCTTATATATGAAGCTATACAAATTGATATATGGAAACATAAAGTATTTCCACTTTTGGTAGAAATGAATGAAGAaccaaaaaatacttttatgctattcacaatattttatcatgaaGATATTGCAGTttctttattagaaaatgtattatttcacTGTGAAAGTGCAGAAACTTTGAATGATTCTATTCTTGATCTTGTTGATTATGCTGTTAAATCTGTATCTCTACTCATTGATGTATCGAatgttgaaatatatgaaaatgtaaaagacCCAAA tTCATgtcttgaagaaatttttgaaaaaaagaaagaattcgaatttGACATTGGTATACGTTGCATTTCAATTCTTCGTTACTTGGCTGAATTTGCAGACAAATTAccattatatgtattatcgcGATTATTAACTACACATGATGTACCCTACTTGCTTGTTGAACTTATTGAGAGACGTCCatggacaaaaaaaaatacagaag gagaaaatatgatatatattggtGGTtggagaaaaacaaaattaaatgaagaGGAAAAGATTTCTAAGATAGAAGGACAAATTTGGTTAGGTTTACGAGAATTATTACTTAATCCAAAAAGTGCatcttattatgaaattactgaacatagatattttaaattattaaag ttACAGAAATATTTGCATGAATGTGTAATAGATCAAATTTCTCCTTTAATGGATTTAAAACAatggttaaattatttaaatgtatcatCACCTAATACTAATGCATCACGAGCAATTAATGTGGAACTTATACCACag ataagatCATCAATAATGgagaaatatcataaaaaatggaaaaaattagcaaaaaatcaatcaaaatttatatacacaaCAGACgctgattatataaaaaatgcagCTCAAATCTTAAGTGATGCATATGATTTAGATAAACTAGATTGTATTGATATTAAAGAATGTTTTTTATGTCATGAAGAAGCAAAAAAACGTTGTTCCAAATGTAAAGAAGCTTGGTATTGTGGAAG GGAATGTCAAATAAAAGATTggattaaacataaaaatatttgcgacaaaataacaaaaaat
- the LOC726290 gene encoding E3 ubiquitin-protein ligase TRAIP — MNFGKIRQTACASKISAKSVYFFITSEQLIQSDDIFYTRCGHVFHLHCLTQWLERSKSCPQCREKVTQSKIHRLYFTFPSNEVVESQGSTLQEKVDNLKFQILLKEKDIQYYSSKNVTLEKQNAGLKQEVRKVESEINKKNAAIHALKEQINYFKEQSSHCDNLKKEIVQLKNKIEDLKPIQVLLHAPISDVSKMVGKTKDPETLTMYISIMKKELIGRFNKCKQLRMSIKKLQEKLSKVNMKNDTSLEEQSKQMDFEEKLAFSESKNMALQKRVDELEEILGINDKYSNDLEIKKSENKNNVSKENLIESSSKKNNQNISSTSSLLSCTKQKIEKTFVYDIKHEQERIYNSPIENDTSDSEIDFIDCSSSNNSPIVSKKFKLSENDIEETLNKNDNNTFSNSSILKKKRKQNIKKKISDNEYSHDSHVVDLT; from the exons atGAACTTCGGTAAAATTCGGCAAACAGCATGTGCGTCGAAAATAAGCGCGAAAtcagtatattttttcattactaG CGAACAGTTGATACAATcagatgatattttttatacaagatGTGGACATGTATTTCATTTGCATTGCTTAACACAATGGCTTGaaag atcaAAAAGTTGTCCACAATGTAGAGAAAAAGTCACACAAAGTAAAATACATAGGCTCTATTTCACATTTCCAAGTAATGAAGTAGTTGAATCTCAAGGTTCTACATTACAAGAGAAAGTGGAtaacttaaaatttcaaattttgttaaaggaaaaagacattcaatattattcttcaaaaaatgttactttagaaaaacaaaatgcTGGTTTAAAACAAGAGGTTCGAAAAGTAGAAAgtgaaattaacaaaaaaaatgcaGCAATACATGCTTTGaaagaacaaattaattactttaaagAACAAAGTTCACActgtgataatttaaaaaaagaaattgttcaattaaaaaataagattgaagATCTTAAACC AATACAGGTATTATTACATGCACCTATTAGTGATGTTAGTAAAATGGTTGGAAAAACTAAAGATCCCGAAACACTTACtatgtatatttctattatgaaaaa agaattaattggaagatttaataaatgtaaacaaTTACGCATGAGTATTAAGAAGCTTCAAGAAAAACTTTCTAaagttaatatgaaaaatgatacaTCATTAGAAGAACAGTCAAAACAAAT ggactttgaagaaaaattagcaTTTTCAGAAAGCAAAAATATGGCATTACAAAAACGGGTGGATGAATTAGAAGAGATACTTggtattaatgataaatatagtaatgacttagaaattaaaaaatcagaaaataagaataatgtcTCTAAAGAAAACTTGATTGAAagttcatcaaaaaaaaataatcaaaatatatcaagtACAAGTTCTTTGTTAAGTTgcacaaaacaaaaaattgaaaag aCATTTGTGTACGATATTAAACATGaacaagaaagaatatataattctccAATAGAAAATGATACAAGTGATTcagaaatagattttatagattgtagttcttctaataattctccaatagtttctaaaaaatttaaattatcagaaaATGACATAgaagaaactttaaataaaaatgataataatacattctcaaattcttctatattaaaaaaaaaacgaaaacaaaatatcaaaaaaaaaatatctgataATGAATATAGCCATGATAGTCATGTGGTTGATTTAACTTGA
- the LOC552266 gene encoding 40S ribosomal protein S12, producing MSDVENDDVPSAMAAGGAMDVNTALQEVLKNALIHDGVVHGLHEAAKALDKRQAMLCILAENCDEPMYKKLVQALCNEHQIPLIRVDNNKKLGEWAGLCKIDSAGKARKVVGCSCVVIKDFGEDTPAKDVVMEYVKQSSVH from the exons ATGTCGGACGTTGAAAA tgatGATGTACCTTCTGCGATGGCAGCAGGAGGTGCAATGGATGTCAACACAGCCCTTCAAGAAGTTCTTAAAAATGCATTGATTCATGATGGTGTTGTACATGGTCTTCATGAAGCTGCCAAAGCATTAGACAa gagACAAGCTATGCTATGTATTTTAGCTGAAAATTGTGATGAGcctatgtataaaaaattagtacAAGCATTATGTAATGAACATCAAATTCCTTTAATCAGAGtagacaataataaaaaacttggTGAATGGGCTGGTCTTTGTAAAATTGACAGTGCTGGTAAAGCTCGAAAAGTTGTTGGATGTTCCTGTGTTGTTATAaag gaCTTTGGAGAAGATACTCCTGCAAAAGATGTTGTAATGGAATATGTCAAACAAAGTTCTGTacactaa
- the LOC552306 gene encoding male-enhanced antigen 1: MSPDPTQEPIEETLNTPNLSLDTRGINTSDSEDDDIAMAGYVPLSQIPADSDPMLYEDEDDEWITNVGESSQVLRAPLESQHDCMSETIEIWSSPHRSNIDMDADKINQVKSMMASFTLPVTAIPEWAKAISEDQWKEQLIGRIKEMQNGEK; this comes from the exons ATGTCTCCTGATCCTACACAAGAACCTATTGAAGAAACATTAAATACACCAAATTTATCTCTTGATACTAGAGGAATAAATACATCGGATAGTGAAGATGATGATATAGCAATGGCAGGATATGTACCACTATCTCAAATTCCTGCAGATAGTGATCCAATGTTATATGAGGATGaa GATGATGAATGGATAACTAATGTAGGTGAATCTAGTCAAGTACTGAGAGCTCCATTAGAGTCACAGCAT gattGTATGTCAGAAACAATAGAAATTTGGTCATCTCCCCATCGATCAAATATTGATATGGATgcagataaaattaatcaagtaAAATCTATGATGGCATCTTTTACTTTACCAGTTACAGCAATTCCAGAATGGGCAAAAGCTATATCGGAAGATCAATGGAAAGAACAACTTATTGGACGTATTAAAGAAATgcaaaatggagaaaaataa
- the LOC725629 gene encoding DNA-binding protein D-ETS-6-like, with protein MLDLKIHRRRNLKIIPSIKNQHECENESSNMEKEMIEEGDILELEPVMVPSDPSEWNSNHIISWISWCTKAFSIKPIPNMIKFPSTGKELLKLSSDYWETIPGGKILARHLGYLQFQATGIQTPNLLQEKKDDERFSLLQRTCSLIGSTAGTSGSGAVGGGQVQLWQFLLELLSDSSNSSCIAWEGSNGEFKLTDPDEVARRWGERKSKPNMNYDKLSRALRYYYDKNIMTKVHGKRYAYKFDFHGLMMACQTQAGITLEMSPSSRGTSANCHPHHSHHLYPTGPSSSSVSAPPPPPAPPPHPSHYCWPYHRYSPPA; from the exons atgcttGATTTGAAGATACATCGTCGaaggaatttgaaaattataccatcgattaaaaatcaacACGAATGTGAAAACGAATCAAGtaatatggaaaaagaaatgatcgaAGAAGGCGATATTCTGGAATTAGAACCAGTGATGGTTCCATCtg atCCATCAGAATGGAATTCAAATCACATCATATCATGGATTTCATGGTGCACTAAAGCATTTTCTATAAAACCAATAccgaatatgattaaatttccatcaactggcaaagaattattaaaattatcatctgATTATTGGGAAACCATTCCTGGTGGAAAAATTTTGGCGCGACATCTTGGCTATCTTCAGTTCCAGGCAACCGGCATACAGACTCCAAATTTGttacaagaaaagaaagacgATG AGAGGTTCAGCCTCCTTCAACGAACTTGCTCCCTGATTGGATCAACAGCTGGAACCAGCGGTTCTGGGGCGGTCGGAGGCGGACAAGTTCAACTCTGGCAATTCCTGCTGGAGCTACTCTCGGATTCGTCGAATTCATCCTGTATCGCGTGGGAGGGCTCTAACGGGGAATTCAAACTTACCGATCCGGATGAAGTCGCGCGTCGATGGGGCGAACGGAAAAGCAAGCCGAATATGAACTACGACAAATTATCACGAGCGCTCag atattattacgacaaaaatattatgacaAAAGTACATGGAAAACGATACGCGTACAAATTTGACTTTCATGGATTGATGATGGCCTGTCAAACCCAAGCCGGTATTACATTGGAAATGTCTCCATCGTCGCGAGGTACAAGTGCAAATTGTCATCCTCATCATTCTCATCACTTATATCCAACAGGACCATCGAGTTCATCAGTATCAGCACCTCCACCACCTCCAGCACCTCCGCCACATCCATCACATTATTGTTGGCCTTATCACAGATATTCCCCACCAGCATAA